The DNA sequence CAGCAAATCTGTGAACGGCACTCTGCCGGCTCTGGAGCTGGAGGTGGCCAAAGACAACCAGAAAGCCCTGCTCATCTACGCCATCGCTGCCACCGTCTTCACCGTACGTTTGAGGTCACGTGCTACTGCGTGAACTGGCCAGAAGTGTTGTGACGTGTGATTTTATGTTGACTACGCTTTAGGTgattctgctgctgctgatgttcTTCATGAGGAAGCGGGTGGCGCTCACCATCGCTCTGTTTCACGTAGCCGGTAAAGTGTTCACTCATCTGCCTCTGCTGGCCCTGCAGCCCTTCTGGACCTTCCTCACGCTCATGCTCTTCTGGGTTTACTGGATCACCGTGCTCCTCTTCCTCGGCTCCGCAGGTCTGTCAGAGCGATCCAGTGAGGCCCGGGGTGGGCGGCTAGTCAAAATAGTATTATTTGCTTATAGCTTCATATCTCAATTTTGTATTTTCTCCAGTAAAGTACATCTAAAATGAAAGACAGTGATTATTcaaggcattaaaaaaaataaataagtgtgtgtatgtgtatatatatatttatttatttatttatttattggctttctatatatttgtttaatgtattaatgtttttgtttttaaaatggtaaaaaaatacatatatttttccatgcacaaatgtaataaatacgtAAATAACATGTTAACattagtatattttttatattttatatttatttatttaatatatttatattgtgtgtgtacatgcacaataaataatgtttgtataGTGGAGTTATAGCAATAATtgtatacagtatttatatagttaCTGTGTATGTAAAACTATATTTAGTATATGTGCAATGTACAATTTTTGGTTGTATggttgtatttttctttttttcttaactagattttatttatgaattatttcgattttattaaaagcatcgtttttatttagattttattaaaagcacacacacacacgtatcaTTAACATTCGTTATATTCCCTCAGCCTTAACCGGATGGCTGTTGTATTATTTCAGCGTCTCTCCAGGAGCAGCGTTTTGAGATCTGTTTCTCTCCGCAGGAAGTCCGGTGCAGAATAACCAGACGGGTCTGGTGGAGTTTCGAATGGACGGGCCGCTGCAGTACATGGTGTGGTACCACGCCGTGGGGCTCATCTGGATCAGCGAGTTCATCCTCGCCTGCCAGCAAATGACCGTCGCCGGAGCGGTCGTCACTTACTACTTCaccaggtcagaggtcaaaggtcattctCTTCCCTCTGTCGGTCTGTAAAGGACGCCGGTGGTCAGCTctgctctgtttctctgtctgaCTGCAGGGATAAGTCTCAGATGCCGTTCACGCCCATCGTGTCGTCTGTGCTGCGTCTGATGCGCTATCATCTGGGCACCGTGGTCAAGGGAGCCTTCATCATCACGCTGGTGGAGATCCCCAGACTCATCCTCACCTACATCCACAGCCAGCTCAAAGGAAGAGTCAGTCACCGTCAGCTCAGCTTCACGTCACAAGATTAGACTTATGAAATGTCtttcaatttactttttaaagtaaaacctTAAACCTGAGGCCTGTTTTGTTGCTGTAGGAAAGCGCGTGCGCTCGCTGCATGCTGAAAGCCTGTATCTGCTGCCTGTGGTGTCTAGAGAAGTGCCTGACGTACCTGAACATGGTGAGTGTTATGGCACTAACGTGGATTCGGTTGTTTTAATCCTGTACGTTAATCGCGTGGCTTTTCTTCAGAACGCGTACACGGCAACAGCCATCAACAGCACCAACTTTTGCACGTCTGCGCGAGACGCCTTCTTCATCCTCGCCGAAAACGCTCTCCGTGTGGCAGCTATCAACAGTGTCGGGGACTTTGTGCTGTTTTTAGGAAAGGTATTAATACAGATTCGCTGCTTAACCTTTATACGGCGTAGAAATCAGTGTTACTTcagtaaatatttctataatattttcagtattttttttttatatgttaaatgagcttttattttttttattttcattgtaatttctgtttgttttaagaattttcctttttttaataattgatagtttgtttatatatatatatatatatatatatatatatatatatatatatatatatatatatatatatatatatatatatatatatatatatatattccagttAGCTGACAAGGcatcatgtattattttctttcttttttttcaactatgaatgtttttattattgttacacTTAAATTTtagcaaacaaaaaactttttaatcttAGGTATCATTTATTAGCACAAATGTGTGACAATTTATGTGCTAAAGATCTCTAAGCTTTAAACCTGGTcactattattaatttaaacctatatatatatatatatatatatatctccgtCAGTTAATCAGTATATaatttgttacttgaaataaaatgaatattaacgtgaatttaaaaaaattaactttatttatcggcagcatttctcattttggtttaaattactaaaatggaaaactaaaaaataatttaaaaaacctagacaaacaatactaaaattaaagtgaaaaaataaaaatgaaaatctaaaaatggtaTAGTGCTTTATTAAGAAGTGAGACGCTGTCTGCAGGTGCTGATCGTGTCGTGGGCGTTTGCTGGGATCCTGTCTCTGAACTATCAGCGTGAATACACCGTCTGGGTGCTGCCGCTCATCATCGTGTGCGTCTTCGCCTTCCTGGTGGCCCACTGCTTCCTCTCCATCTTTGAGATCGTAGTAGACGTTCTCTTCCTCTGCTTCGCCGTCGACACCAAGTACAACGACGGCAGCCCGGGCAGAGAGTACTACATGGACAAGAGCCTGATGGTGAGACCTCTGACCTCAAGGTCAATGAAAAAATCAGTTATACGAGTCTCGACGCTTATTTATCACGTTAAATATGTCTTTGGCGTCTCTCTGTGATCGTTTAGGAGTTTGTAGAAAACACCAGGAGAGCCACGGAGCGGTACAGCAAAGTAGAAGGAGAGAGTCGAGAAATGAAATCTATGGTGAGTCTAAAAAGGACACTTCTTATTGAACCAGAATCGACTAACAATAAATCAGATTAAGGGAAATTTAACCCGGCTTATTTCAAGCTAGATTTTGCACCCAAAAATCAAAATGGTCATAATTTaccaattaaaatgtacattattaacccttatgttgttctaaacctgtatgggTTTCTATCTTCTGTTGAGcacaaagaagatattttagcCATTGGCTTCCATACGTTTGTATTTCCCTTCATGCTATGGAAGTCGATGGCTACCGTCAACTATCTGGTAACCggctttctttaaaatattacatttttttgctcaCCAGAAGAAAGACACTGAGGTTGTCAATAGCATGATGTGTAATGTGACAAaatgttgaacttttttttttttttttttttgatgttggaCTTTTTAAAAGCTGGAAATTCCAGCAAAACAACCacagaatta is a window from the Puntigrus tetrazona isolate hp1 chromosome 1, ASM1883169v1, whole genome shotgun sequence genome containing:
- the slc44a1a gene encoding choline transporter-like protein 1 isoform X2, which gives rise to MLLSQCPDAELKTYQDLTRFSTVNGSDLCSYDVKPEEYSSHPNKSTKCPILPVHPSASLPVFHRCMPVDISCYAKFAEAFVTFVSDNSVVHRVIAGVMTSKEIIMGLCLLALVLSLILMVVIRYISVVLVWILTAVVVVGSIGGTGILWWLYVDHSKSVNGTLPALELEVAKDNQKALLIYAIAATVFTVILLLLMFFMRKRVALTIALFHVAGKVFTHLPLLALQPFWTFLTLMLFWVYWITVLLFLGSAGSPVQNNQTGLVEFRMDGPLQYMVWYHAVGLIWISEFILACQQMTVAGAVVTYYFTRDKSQMPFTPIVSSVLRLMRYHLGTVVKGAFIITLVEIPRLILTYIHSQLKGRESACARCMLKACICCLWCLEKCLTYLNMNAYTATAINSTNFCTSARDAFFILAENALRVAAINSVGDFVLFLGKVLIVSWAFAGILSLNYQREYTVWVLPLIIVCVFAFLVAHCFLSIFEIVVDVLFLCFAVDTKYNDGSPGREYYMDKSLMEFVENTRRATERYSKVEGESREMKSMTGGTLA
- the slc44a1a gene encoding choline transporter-like protein 1 isoform X1, encoding MGCCGSTQKTREWKPLEQRKCTDIPWLLLFILFNIGMLCICGFAIATGAASRLISGYDSYGNTCGQKNGRIPGIELSGRDHGSRKYVFFLDPCNIDILRRKIKSVALCVSKCPDAELKTYQDLTRFSTVNGSDLCSYDVKPEEYSSHPNKSTKCPILPVHPSASLPVFHRCMPVDISCYAKFAEAFVTFVSDNSVVHRVIAGVMTSKEIIMGLCLLALVLSLILMVVIRYISVVLVWILTAVVVVGSIGGTGILWWLYVDHSKSVNGTLPALELEVAKDNQKALLIYAIAATVFTVILLLLMFFMRKRVALTIALFHVAGKVFTHLPLLALQPFWTFLTLMLFWVYWITVLLFLGSAGSPVQNNQTGLVEFRMDGPLQYMVWYHAVGLIWISEFILACQQMTVAGAVVTYYFTRDKSQMPFTPIVSSVLRLMRYHLGTVVKGAFIITLVEIPRLILTYIHSQLKGRESACARCMLKACICCLWCLEKCLTYLNMNAYTATAINSTNFCTSARDAFFILAENALRVAAINSVGDFVLFLGKVLIVSWAFAGILSLNYQREYTVWVLPLIIVCVFAFLVAHCFLSIFEIVVDVLFLCFAVDTKYNDGSPGREYYMDKSLMEFVENTRRATERYSKVEGESREMKSMTGGTLA